The stretch of DNA AAAACGACAAACCCGGCCTGTGTGCCGGGTTTGTCGTTTCTGGGGTTTACACAATCCCTTGTAGGAGTGAGCCTGCTCGCGATAGCGGTGTATCAGTCGACGAATATTTATCTGACTTACCGCTATCGCGAGCAGGCTCACTCCTACAGGGGGGATCGGAGGTTCGGACAGTTTCGCGGTATCCTGCACCCTCTGATTACGGACGCTTTTCCATGCTGGTGATTTCCAACAACGTGCATCTGCCGGATGCCGAGATCGAATTGACCGCCATCCGCGCGCAAGGCGCCGGTGGGCAGAACGTCAACAAGGTGTCCAGCGCCGTGCACCTGCGCTTCGACATTCCGGCCTCGTCCTTGCCCGAGTTCTACAAGGAGCGGCTGCTGGCGTTGCGCGACAGTCGCATCACCAGCGATGGCGTGTTGATCATCAAGGCCCAGCAATATCGCACGCAGGAAGCCAACCGTGCGGATGCGCTGGAGCGTCTGGTCGAGCTGATTCTCAGCGCCACCAAAGTCGAAAAGAAGCGTCGCC from Pseudomonas sp. P8_229 encodes:
- the arfB gene encoding alternative ribosome rescue aminoacyl-tRNA hydrolase ArfB, whose protein sequence is MLVISNNVHLPDAEIELTAIRAQGAGGQNVNKVSSAVHLRFDIPASSLPEFYKERLLALRDSRITSDGVLIIKAQQYRTQEANRADALERLVELILSATKVEKKRRPTKPTLGSKKRRLESKTKRGSIKAGRGKVDF